The Halalkalibacter krulwichiae genome has a segment encoding these proteins:
- a CDS encoding TRAP transporter small permease: protein MIKGYINIVNKASKGLENIAAIIFFLTAMLIIVNVISRRAFNTPVTGTVDLVLFFTTAVIALSIGYCAVRDGHIAISIFIEKFPKRVQKVIDVIIGSISALFLFLVAWHMVVYAIAMRSSGEVSLTIKWSHFPFVMLLATGFGMLALVVVGKILSLFIKEGEQ, encoded by the coding sequence GTGATTAAGGGATATATCAACATCGTCAATAAAGCGAGTAAAGGTTTAGAAAATATTGCTGCTATCATTTTTTTTCTTACTGCAATGCTAATCATTGTCAACGTTATCTCGAGAAGAGCTTTTAATACTCCTGTAACAGGAACCGTTGATTTAGTCCTCTTTTTCACCACTGCAGTCATTGCCCTATCGATTGGCTACTGTGCTGTAAGAGATGGACATATAGCCATCAGTATCTTTATTGAAAAATTTCCTAAACGTGTTCAAAAAGTAATTGATGTCATAATTGGAAGTATTTCGGCTCTTTTTCTATTTCTTGTTGCATGGCACATGGTAGTATATGCGATTGCAATGCGCTCTTCTGGGGAAGTCTCACTTACGATTAAGTGGTCACATTTTCCGTTTGTTATGTTACTGGCTACTGGTTTTGGCATGCTAGCGCTTGTAGTAGTTGGCAAGATTTTATCTTTATTCATAAAAGAAGGTGAACAATAA
- a CDS encoding (Fe-S)-binding protein has translation METLQIINLIFFLLVTGYAIYLFATLVKTRYEYIKLGKKAEFDHTVQERFEAVLVNVFGQKKLLKDKKSGAIHIMLFYGFLLVQFSAIDVIWKGLAFGSHLPLGPVYPFFTLFQEMVVVMILVAVVWAFHRRYIEKLVRLKRGWKSGLVLIFIGGLMISKLVVKGMEKIWLDKPLTGFEPIASGIATLFSGIGPTAAAVLFFVFWWLHLLFLLTFLVYIPQSKHAHLIAGPANVYLGRTNKVGQLSSIDFEDETQEVFGVGKVEDFNQKQLLDLYACVECGRCTNMCPASGTGKMLSPMDLIVKIRDHLTEKGAAITSRSPWLPAYAFHHTKGNQIAAGSAAGEEVAAGYDVSLIGDVITEEEIWACTTCRNCEDQCPVMNEHVDKIIDLRRYLVLTEGNMDTDAQRAITNIERQGNPWGISRKERDNWRNGREDIHVPTVKELEKAGEDFEYLFFVGSMGSYDKRSQKIAQSFAKVLNEANVKFAIIGNKEKNSGDTPRRIGNEFLFQELATANIELFQKHGVKKIVTIDPHVYNTFKNEYPEFGLEGVEIYHHTELLAELLKEGKVKPTYEVNETIVYHDSCYLGRYNEIYSPPREILEAIPGVNIVEMERNRENAMCCGAGGGMMWMEETVGQRINVARTEQALAVKPSVIGSGCPYCLTMVSDGTKAKEVEEQVKALDLVEILERSIVKREEIA, from the coding sequence ATGGAAACATTACAAATTATCAATCTCATATTCTTTTTACTTGTGACAGGTTATGCCATTTATTTATTTGCTACATTGGTGAAAACACGTTATGAGTATATCAAACTAGGGAAAAAAGCAGAATTCGATCATACGGTACAAGAACGGTTTGAAGCGGTTCTTGTAAATGTATTTGGCCAGAAAAAGCTTTTAAAGGACAAGAAGAGTGGCGCGATCCATATTATGCTCTTTTATGGATTTTTGCTTGTGCAATTTAGTGCAATTGATGTCATTTGGAAAGGATTAGCATTTGGATCACACTTACCGCTCGGGCCTGTCTATCCATTTTTTACGCTCTTTCAAGAGATGGTTGTTGTCATGATTTTAGTGGCCGTTGTTTGGGCTTTTCATCGCCGCTATATTGAAAAGCTCGTTCGCTTAAAGCGCGGATGGAAATCAGGTTTGGTTCTGATCTTTATCGGTGGTTTAATGATTTCCAAATTAGTTGTAAAAGGCATGGAGAAGATTTGGTTAGATAAGCCGTTAACAGGCTTTGAACCGATTGCTTCTGGAATTGCCACTTTGTTTTCTGGAATTGGCCCTACGGCAGCGGCAGTGTTGTTTTTCGTATTTTGGTGGCTGCACTTATTGTTTTTATTAACGTTTTTAGTGTATATCCCTCAGTCAAAGCATGCACATTTAATTGCAGGACCTGCCAATGTGTATTTAGGTCGAACGAACAAAGTTGGCCAACTTTCAAGCATTGATTTTGAAGATGAAACTCAGGAAGTATTCGGTGTAGGAAAAGTCGAGGACTTCAACCAGAAGCAATTACTAGACTTATATGCCTGTGTGGAATGTGGACGCTGTACGAATATGTGTCCAGCCTCTGGGACTGGTAAAATGTTATCTCCAATGGACTTAATAGTAAAAATTCGAGATCATTTAACTGAAAAAGGAGCTGCTATTACGTCACGTTCGCCGTGGTTGCCAGCTTACGCCTTTCATCATACAAAAGGCAATCAAATCGCTGCAGGGTCTGCAGCAGGTGAAGAAGTGGCTGCTGGTTATGACGTTAGTTTGATAGGTGATGTCATCACGGAAGAAGAAATTTGGGCTTGTACAACATGTCGCAATTGTGAAGATCAGTGTCCAGTGATGAATGAACACGTTGATAAAATCATTGATCTGCGGCGATACCTCGTTTTAACGGAAGGGAACATGGACACAGACGCCCAACGCGCAATCACGAATATTGAACGACAAGGAAATCCATGGGGGATTAGCCGGAAAGAGCGGGATAATTGGCGTAATGGACGTGAGGATATTCATGTGCCGACCGTAAAAGAATTAGAAAAAGCTGGTGAAGACTTTGAGTATTTGTTTTTCGTCGGTTCTATGGGTTCGTATGATAAACGAAGTCAAAAAATTGCGCAATCATTTGCTAAAGTGTTGAACGAAGCTAATGTCAAATTTGCGATAATCGGCAACAAAGAGAAGAATAGTGGTGATACTCCGCGTCGGATTGGAAATGAATTTTTGTTCCAAGAACTAGCAACCGCTAATATTGAACTGTTTCAAAAGCACGGAGTTAAAAAAATCGTTACAATTGACCCGCATGTATATAATACATTCAAAAATGAATATCCAGAGTTCGGACTTGAAGGAGTGGAAATCTACCATCATACAGAACTTTTAGCCGAGTTACTCAAAGAAGGAAAGGTTAAACCGACGTATGAGGTGAATGAGACGATCGTCTACCATGATTCTTGTTATCTAGGTCGTTACAATGAGATTTACAGCCCGCCTCGCGAAATACTAGAGGCCATTCCGGGTGTAAACATCGTAGAAATGGAACGAAACCGTGAAAATGCTATGTGCTGTGGTGCGGGTGGAGGAATGATGTGGATGGAAGAGACTGTCGGACAACGCATCAATGTTGCACGTACAGAACAAGCGCTTGCTGTCAAACCAAGCGTGATCGGCAGTGGTTGTCCATATTGCTTAACGATGGTTAGCGATGGAACGAAAGCAAAGGAAGTAGAGGAACAAGTGAAGGCACTCGATTTAGTTGAAATACTAGAAAGATCAATTGTCAAAAGAGAAGAAATTGCATGA
- a CDS encoding sigma-54 interaction domain-containing protein encodes MRDFYQNFLNKEKLYETFYDEKEQRLSFAKLIDYLNYSYDGLLLSDTDGRIFYVNEAVERISGVKNQEMLGLTPEEMQERGFIVSQSKKVLKKNPLTIVQKLKTGKEIFTTSRPIKDEKGETVCYIATFRDISELNELHQEHTFQRDIDYQELQELRSRFLMMDDIVSTSAQMRTIIEKSIKVAQSDATVLIHGESGVGKELIAKTIHNSSSRSKKPYIQINCGAIPESLIEAELFGYEKGAFTGADRPKAGLLEAGNEGTVLLDEIGDLPLNVQVKLLRVIQTGDFYRVGSTTPRQLKVRFVAATHRDLKEMVRQGTFREDLFYRLNVVPIEIPPLRERKEEIVPLAFHFLKKNNEKYQTNKKLDEATCRLLEHYSWPGNIRQLENMIERMVIMSDEDTIKPCVIPDEVLEHRKNEGDLPEPSILMNETEIIPLAELRERTEKKMIARALERYGSIRQAAKHLGVNHSTIVRKMQKYGIESKSTSEHGV; translated from the coding sequence ATGAGAGATTTCTATCAAAACTTTTTGAATAAGGAAAAATTGTATGAGACGTTTTATGATGAAAAGGAACAGAGATTATCGTTTGCTAAATTAATAGATTATCTCAATTACTCATACGACGGGTTACTATTAAGTGATACTGATGGACGAATTTTTTACGTAAATGAAGCTGTAGAGCGAATTTCTGGTGTGAAAAATCAAGAAATGCTTGGATTAACACCCGAAGAAATGCAAGAGCGAGGATTTATCGTTAGTCAATCGAAAAAGGTCTTAAAGAAAAATCCCCTAACGATTGTTCAAAAGTTAAAAACAGGAAAAGAAATATTCACAACGAGTCGACCGATTAAAGACGAAAAGGGAGAGACGGTTTGTTATATAGCGACGTTTCGAGACATTAGTGAATTGAATGAGCTTCATCAAGAACACACCTTTCAGCGTGATATAGATTACCAAGAGTTACAAGAACTGCGGTCTCGGTTTTTGATGATGGATGATATCGTTTCAACAAGTGCACAAATGAGGACGATCATTGAAAAATCGATTAAAGTTGCTCAATCAGATGCGACTGTGTTAATTCACGGAGAGTCTGGAGTTGGAAAGGAGTTAATTGCGAAAACGATTCACAATTCAAGTAGTCGATCCAAGAAACCTTATATTCAGATTAACTGCGGCGCCATCCCTGAGTCATTGATTGAAGCTGAGTTATTTGGTTATGAGAAAGGGGCTTTTACAGGGGCGGATCGTCCGAAAGCTGGTTTGTTGGAAGCTGGTAATGAAGGAACAGTGTTGTTAGATGAGATAGGAGATCTTCCTTTAAATGTTCAGGTAAAGTTGCTACGTGTCATTCAAACAGGAGATTTTTACCGGGTTGGTTCGACGACTCCTCGTCAATTAAAGGTTAGGTTCGTCGCAGCCACGCATAGGGATTTAAAAGAAATGGTGCGACAAGGAACTTTTCGAGAAGATTTATTTTATCGCCTTAATGTTGTTCCAATTGAAATTCCGCCATTGCGTGAGCGGAAAGAGGAAATCGTTCCACTGGCGTTTCATTTTCTGAAGAAAAATAATGAAAAATACCAAACGAATAAGAAACTAGATGAAGCTACGTGTAGACTACTAGAACACTATTCTTGGCCAGGGAATATTCGGCAACTGGAGAATATGATAGAAAGAATGGTCATTATGTCAGATGAGGATACGATTAAACCATGCGTCATTCCGGACGAAGTATTAGAACATCGTAAAAACGAAGGCGATCTTCCCGAACCTTCCATTTTAATGAACGAAACTGAAATTATCCCACTAGCTGAGTTACGAGAACGAACGGAGAAGAAAATGATTGCAAGAGCATTGGAGCGATATGGAAGCATTCGACAAGCGGCCAAACATCTAGGAGTCAACCACTCAACAATTGTGCGGAAGATGCAAAAGTATGGAATTGAATCAAAATCTACTAGTGAACACGGTGTGTAA
- a CDS encoding TRAP transporter large permease, with protein MTPIIIGFICIAIFFLFLVLRMPVSYAMLISGLIGISFINSTSVALRVAATEIYSSFSTYTLSAIPMFIWMGFLALYAGIGAKLFDFAHKMVGHLPGGLAIAAQGAAGLFGAISGSNTATAATIGSIAVPEMRKHGYNDSLSTASVAAGGILGVLIPPSTLFIIYGIAAEQSIGLLFLAGIIPGIILMFFFMVIIYIVTMRNPELAPRGEKSTWNERLQSLKGGLWEVGVIFALSMGGLFAGWFTPTEAGAVGAGGVLVLTLLTRKLTWEGLKNSLFDTLRTTAMIMLLIGSAVVFGRLIALSRIPFELGGWVESLVLPSFAIMALILLIYLILGFFMDALALILLTIPIFYPVVVNTLGYDPIWFGVIIVLVAAMGVITPPVGVNVFIIKGVVKDVTVEEIFRGIWPFLFMIILLIALLMVVPEIATFLPYLDFFN; from the coding sequence ATGACCCCCATTATAATTGGATTTATTTGTATTGCAATCTTTTTTCTATTTTTGGTGTTACGCATGCCTGTTTCCTATGCAATGTTAATTTCTGGTCTTATCGGGATAAGCTTCATCAATTCAACATCGGTAGCGTTAAGAGTTGCAGCGACTGAAATCTATTCGAGTTTCTCGACGTATACATTGAGTGCCATTCCTATGTTTATTTGGATGGGGTTTCTAGCTTTGTATGCCGGCATAGGAGCTAAATTGTTTGATTTTGCCCATAAAATGGTTGGACATTTACCTGGTGGGTTGGCGATTGCTGCCCAAGGGGCAGCTGGTCTTTTCGGTGCTATTTCTGGTTCGAACACGGCAACGGCTGCTACAATTGGATCGATTGCAGTACCAGAAATGAGAAAGCATGGTTACAATGATTCACTTTCAACAGCGAGTGTTGCTGCAGGTGGGATTTTAGGTGTATTAATTCCTCCAAGTACACTTTTCATTATTTATGGAATTGCTGCTGAACAATCAATTGGTTTGCTCTTTTTAGCTGGTATTATTCCAGGTATTATCTTGATGTTTTTCTTCATGGTCATCATCTATATCGTCACCATGAGAAATCCTGAGCTTGCTCCACGTGGAGAAAAATCAACTTGGAATGAACGTTTACAATCGCTTAAAGGAGGGCTTTGGGAAGTCGGTGTCATCTTTGCTCTTTCGATGGGAGGATTATTTGCGGGATGGTTTACACCAACGGAAGCAGGAGCGGTTGGAGCAGGGGGGGTGTTAGTCTTAACCCTTCTAACTAGGAAATTAACTTGGGAAGGTCTTAAAAATTCACTATTTGATACATTGCGTACGACAGCGATGATCATGTTATTAATTGGTTCGGCAGTTGTTTTCGGGAGGCTGATTGCGCTTAGTCGAATCCCGTTTGAACTAGGGGGTTGGGTAGAAAGCTTAGTATTACCTTCATTTGCCATTATGGCTTTGATCTTGCTCATTTACTTAATTTTAGGCTTTTTCATGGATGCGTTAGCATTAATATTATTAACGATCCCAATCTTTTATCCAGTAGTTGTTAACACATTAGGATACGATCCGATATGGTTTGGTGTCATTATCGTCCTTGTAGCGGCGATGGGCGTTATTACACCACCAGTAGGTGTGAATGTCTTCATTATTAAAGGGGTCGTGAAAGATGTAACTGTTGAGGAGATATTCCGGGGCATTTGGCCGTTTTTGTTTATGATTATCCTGTTAATTGCTTTACTGATGGTCGTTCCAGAGATTGCGACATTCTTACCATATCTTGATTTCTTTAATTAG
- a CDS encoding TRAP transporter substrate-binding protein translates to MQVKNKSFFIVFLMIGFAFIMAGCGGQSSENTSATTDDNEAIETMDPVTLSFADFFPAPHPAQEQLFSGWAEAIEEATDGLVKVDLYPAGSLLGSGDIYPGVESGIADIGHDVSGYNAGRLPILNAMYLGGVEYQNVAVSSYVARDLVAELNPEELQDTELMFIYGIAPGLLMTNKPVESLEDLKGMQIRASGTNVETLEMLGATPVAMPVSEAYEAMSRGVVDGSLLPPDTLQGFNLAEVTNYVTHSSLIYNTVHYVTMNKDVWNSFPPHIQEAIQEVNEQTFEEAVDLFTSLVDGGLQYAIEEHGVEEIHLSEEEEERWKEALSPLIERHVEELDSAGLNGQEIMDKIVELTEKYNAELGE, encoded by the coding sequence ATGCAAGTAAAAAATAAGTCTTTCTTTATCGTTTTTCTTATGATTGGATTCGCTTTTATTATGGCAGGGTGCGGAGGTCAGAGCTCGGAAAATACGAGTGCGACAACCGATGATAATGAAGCAATTGAAACAATGGATCCAGTAACATTAAGTTTTGCTGATTTCTTTCCAGCTCCTCACCCAGCTCAAGAACAATTGTTTTCAGGGTGGGCTGAGGCGATAGAAGAAGCAACCGACGGGTTAGTGAAAGTGGATCTTTATCCGGCTGGATCATTACTAGGAAGTGGCGATATTTATCCAGGTGTTGAGTCGGGAATTGCTGATATTGGTCATGATGTGTCTGGGTACAATGCAGGAAGGTTGCCGATCTTAAATGCAATGTATTTAGGAGGCGTTGAATATCAAAATGTTGCGGTTTCTAGTTATGTGGCACGTGATCTAGTAGCAGAGCTAAACCCTGAAGAGTTACAAGATACTGAATTAATGTTTATTTATGGGATTGCACCTGGATTATTAATGACGAATAAACCAGTTGAAAGTTTAGAAGATCTTAAAGGTATGCAAATTCGAGCAAGTGGTACAAATGTTGAAACGCTAGAAATGCTAGGAGCAACACCTGTGGCAATGCCAGTCAGCGAAGCTTATGAGGCAATGTCAAGAGGGGTTGTAGATGGAAGTTTACTGCCTCCTGATACACTTCAAGGCTTTAATTTGGCAGAAGTAACCAATTATGTTACACATTCTAGTTTAATTTATAACACGGTACACTATGTAACAATGAATAAAGACGTATGGAACTCTTTCCCACCTCACATTCAAGAAGCGATTCAAGAGGTAAATGAGCAGACTTTCGAAGAAGCTGTTGATCTATTTACAAGTTTAGTTGATGGTGGTTTACAGTATGCCATTGAGGAACATGGAGTAGAGGAAATTCATTTATCAGAAGAAGAGGAAGAGCGTTGGAAGGAAGCTCTTTCACCATTAATTGAGCGTCACGTTGAAGAGTTAGATAGTGCGGGTCTTAATGGGCAAGAAATTATGGACAAAATCGTTGAGTTAACTGAGAAATATAATGCTGAGTTAGGGGAGTAA
- a CDS encoding acyl-CoA dehydrogenase family protein — protein sequence MDFKLNDEQLAIQAMTRDFVNNEIIPVAREFDEAETFPTQVMDKLRDYGLFNLSIPEQYGGPGVDKISQAIIVEEIARGCAGIATSAEANSLSSYPILVGASEEVKKKYLNRLTEERQYASFALTEPQAGSDVMGMSTNVEKVGDEYILNGEKCFITNASYAHFFVVLAKLKGEQSSKSFVALVVERESEGVLVGPKEKKMGLRASDTASVTFNDVRVPISNRIGDEGEGFKIFMKALAYARPMVGAQSLGVAQGAYEEALAYSKERKQFRQPISNFQAIQFMLADMAMNIEASRLLVHKSAYLLQEGTPSTLAASFGKCFAADTAMKVATDAVQIFGGYGYIREYAVEKHFRDAKIMQIYEGTNQIQRVVIAKEILQD from the coding sequence ATGGATTTCAAATTAAATGATGAACAATTAGCGATACAGGCAATGACAAGGGACTTTGTTAATAACGAAATTATTCCAGTCGCAAGAGAATTTGATGAAGCTGAAACATTTCCAACTCAAGTGATGGATAAATTAAGAGATTATGGACTTTTCAACCTATCGATCCCAGAGCAGTATGGAGGGCCTGGAGTTGATAAAATCTCACAAGCAATCATCGTTGAAGAAATCGCTAGAGGATGTGCAGGAATCGCTACCTCGGCTGAGGCGAATTCTCTCTCGTCTTATCCAATTCTAGTTGGAGCAAGTGAAGAGGTGAAAAAGAAGTATTTAAATCGCCTCACTGAAGAAAGACAATACGCCTCTTTTGCTTTAACAGAGCCACAAGCAGGCAGTGATGTGATGGGAATGTCGACAAATGTAGAGAAGGTCGGAGACGAATACATCTTAAATGGGGAAAAGTGTTTTATAACAAATGCTAGTTATGCTCACTTTTTCGTTGTGTTAGCAAAACTAAAAGGCGAGCAAAGCTCAAAATCATTCGTAGCATTAGTGGTCGAACGTGAATCTGAAGGGGTTTTGGTTGGTCCAAAAGAAAAGAAGATGGGATTAAGGGCATCTGATACTGCATCGGTTACGTTTAATGATGTACGAGTTCCTATTTCGAATCGAATTGGGGATGAAGGAGAAGGGTTTAAAATTTTTATGAAAGCACTTGCTTACGCCAGACCTATGGTAGGAGCACAATCGCTTGGTGTAGCACAAGGAGCTTATGAAGAAGCGCTAGCGTATTCAAAAGAAAGGAAACAATTCCGTCAACCGATCTCAAACTTCCAAGCGATTCAATTTATGCTAGCAGATATGGCGATGAATATCGAAGCATCACGATTGCTCGTACATAAATCTGCTTATTTGCTCCAAGAAGGAACACCGTCAACTCTCGCTGCTTCTTTTGGTAAATGTTTCGCGGCTGATACAGCAATGAAAGTCGCAACGGATGCAGTGCAAATTTTTGGAGGATACGGATATATTCGCGAATATGCTGTTGAAAAACATTTCCGCGATGCTAAAATTATGCAAATCTATGAAGGAACAAACCAAATTCAACGTGTCGTAATAGCGAAAGAAATTTTACAAGATTAA
- a CDS encoding electron transfer flavoprotein subunit alpha/FixB family protein gives MTKKVLVMAEIRDGELRNVSFEAVACAKLIANGGEVVAALLGDSVGEMANTLIQYGADRIVKVEHPDLKGYTTDAYQQAILQVMDVEQPESLVMGHTAIGKDVTPRIAAKLSAGLVSDVVNVELEGGEPVFTRPIYSGKAFEKKQVEEGLILVTIRPNNIIPLERVESLTGEIDSVQVEIKDLRTVIKDVVKKATGGVDLAEAKVVVAGGRGVKSAEGFKQLEELAQLLNAAVGASRGACDADYCNYSLQIGQTGKVVTPDLYFAFGISGAIQHLAGMSNSKVIVAVNKDPEAPIFEVADYGIVGDLFEVVPLLLEELKGAYVNG, from the coding sequence ATGACTAAAAAAGTATTAGTAATGGCTGAAATTCGTGATGGTGAGCTTCGGAATGTTTCTTTTGAAGCTGTAGCTTGTGCTAAATTGATTGCAAATGGTGGAGAAGTAGTTGCCGCTTTATTAGGAGACTCGGTGGGTGAGATGGCAAACACGTTAATTCAATATGGTGCAGATCGAATTGTTAAAGTAGAGCACCCTGATTTAAAAGGATACACAACAGATGCTTATCAACAAGCGATTTTACAAGTGATGGATGTGGAACAACCGGAAAGCTTGGTGATGGGGCACACGGCAATTGGGAAGGATGTAACTCCTAGAATTGCCGCAAAGTTAAGCGCAGGCTTAGTATCTGATGTTGTAAATGTTGAGCTTGAAGGTGGCGAACCTGTTTTTACGCGACCGATCTATTCGGGTAAAGCTTTTGAGAAGAAGCAAGTGGAAGAGGGATTGATTCTTGTTACGATTCGTCCAAACAATATTATCCCGTTAGAAAGAGTTGAGAGTCTAACAGGAGAAATAGATAGTGTACAGGTAGAGATTAAAGATCTTCGCACGGTCATCAAAGATGTTGTGAAAAAAGCCACAGGAGGAGTTGATCTTGCGGAGGCAAAGGTAGTCGTAGCTGGTGGTCGTGGAGTAAAGAGTGCGGAAGGTTTCAAGCAACTTGAAGAGCTTGCACAGTTGTTAAATGCCGCAGTTGGTGCATCCCGCGGTGCTTGCGATGCGGATTACTGTAATTATTCTTTGCAAATTGGTCAAACTGGGAAAGTTGTTACTCCAGATCTGTACTTTGCCTTTGGGATTTCTGGAGCGATTCAGCACTTAGCGGGAATGTCTAATTCAAAAGTAATTGTAGCTGTCAACAAAGATCCAGAAGCACCAATCTTTGAAGTGGCTGATTACGGAATTGTCGGAGATTTATTTGAAGTCGTGCCACTGTTACTAGAAGAATTAAAGGGTGCTTATGTCAATGGCTAA
- a CDS encoding MFS transporter — translation MSKGESLWTKGFIIVTISSFLLFLNMQMLIVTTPVYLREHFQASDLMVGLVTSLFAIAAIVARMYVGRPSQMNKMRGLLFIGLCIALLATIGVYWSYAVIGILLLRMLYGVGFGVASTTLPTMASNLIPVKKMGEGMGYFGFSNTLALMIGPMFGLLLLTTYNMGTLLVAASTILVIIFPLMFVLNRAPSQRVHNRTIEPPGREVKNPFFLPKLLVPSILNVLMYSTYSGLISYLIFFGQERNIQGIGSFFLFASLAILLIRSFAGKVYDKKGPVAVLVPGALLMMIGLIILSFSTNLTVVILSAFVYGSGYGILQPSIQAWMINYVSKEERGLANGMFFNSLDLGVVSGAIILGVVASSFGYVAMYQISATFMFVFLVIFGISIFLERRRAKVTKTREIV, via the coding sequence ATGTCTAAAGGTGAGAGTTTATGGACAAAAGGCTTTATTATCGTTACGATTAGTAGTTTTCTATTATTTCTCAATATGCAAATGCTGATTGTAACAACTCCTGTCTATTTAAGAGAACATTTTCAGGCAAGTGATCTGATGGTCGGGCTCGTTACGAGCCTTTTTGCTATCGCTGCTATAGTGGCTAGAATGTATGTAGGAAGACCCTCTCAAATGAATAAAATGAGAGGTCTTCTTTTTATAGGTTTATGTATTGCTTTACTGGCTACGATAGGTGTTTATTGGAGTTACGCAGTTATCGGAATATTATTATTACGAATGCTCTACGGTGTTGGTTTCGGTGTTGCTAGTACGACATTACCGACAATGGCTTCAAACCTAATTCCTGTCAAGAAAATGGGGGAGGGGATGGGGTATTTTGGTTTTTCCAACACGTTAGCTTTAATGATAGGACCAATGTTTGGATTGCTTTTGCTAACCACTTATAATATGGGGACGCTGCTAGTAGCTGCATCTACTATCCTTGTTATTATATTTCCCTTAATGTTTGTGTTGAATCGTGCGCCCTCACAAAGGGTTCATAATCGAACAATAGAACCTCCGGGTAGAGAAGTGAAGAATCCATTTTTCTTACCGAAACTTCTCGTTCCAAGTATCCTAAATGTATTGATGTATTCGACGTACAGTGGATTAATTAGTTATCTAATATTTTTCGGCCAAGAACGAAATATTCAAGGAATTGGCAGCTTTTTTTTATTTGCGTCATTAGCTATTTTACTGATTAGGTCATTTGCAGGAAAGGTTTATGACAAAAAAGGACCAGTTGCCGTACTTGTCCCTGGTGCGTTATTGATGATGATCGGTTTAATCATCCTTTCCTTTTCAACAAACCTCACTGTTGTCATACTATCTGCTTTTGTGTATGGCAGTGGGTACGGGATTCTCCAACCATCTATTCAGGCATGGATGATCAATTATGTATCAAAGGAGGAACGTGGGCTTGCAAATGGAATGTTTTTTAATTCTTTGGACTTAGGTGTTGTATCAGGAGCGATCATACTTGGAGTTGTTGCCTCTTCTTTCGGGTATGTCGCTATGTATCAAATATCCGCTACTTTCATGTTTGTATTTCTTGTCATATTTGGCATATCGATCTTCTTAGAGCGTCGTCGCGCTAAAGTGACAAAGACTAGAGAAATTGTCTAA